Genomic DNA from Haloplanus aerogenes:
CATCCGTCGTCGCGTACGTGGACGGCCACTCGACGACGAGACGGGTGCGGTCGTCGAGGAAGATACCCTCGATAGCGTCGCCGACCCGGATGGTGTCGCCGTCGACGGCGGCGAAGCCGTCCCAGTGGAAGGTGTAGATGACGACGCCGTACTCCGGCGGCGCGCGCGTCTCCGCCCGCACGTCGAAGTCGGAGGCGTTCATCTCCCGACCGGTCGCGTTCTCGGCCGTGCCGACCGTTGACTGCATCCGCGACGCGAAGCGGTCCGAGAAGCTCTCGGGGTTCGCCTCGATATCGCTCTGTAAGGATTCGAACGCGGCCGTCGTGTTCTCGTCGTCGAGACGCGTCCAGTACTGGACGGTCCACGTCGCGGACCCATTCTCGTTGACCGAGACGATCAGGCGAACGGAGTCGGTGTCGACGCCCTGCTGATAGACTGGACCGCTGTCGAACTGGGGAGACTGTGTCGGGTCCGAGGTCGGTGCGACAGCACCGATCACTGGAGCGGCCGCCGCCGACAGGATCAGCGCCGCGACCACGACTGTGACGAGGCGACCGGACGAGCGCTCCGACATCTGGTGACCCAGACTTTCCCCCGGTCGTAGATAGGTCTTGCCGCTTGGACCGACGTGGCAGGTCTTGCCGCTTGGACCCACGAGCAGACCGTCCATCACCGATAAATATCAGCTCGTAATACCCGTACGCATGGCAACGCTCGATACGCAGTCGTCGCCGTGCCGCGAGAAACAGCGGCGCAGTCCGTCGATTCGTGGGAGGGAAGCGTGACCCGCCGTCGCGCACCCGTCTCGCCGCCGGTCGCACTCACGATCGCCGGCAGCGACTCGGGCGGCGGTGCGGGCATCCAGGCTGACCTGAAGACCATGGAGGCCCACGGCGTCTTCGGCACGTCGGTCGTCACCGCCGTCACCGCACAGAACACGCTCGGCGTCGAGGGGTCGTACGCCCTGCCAATCGAGGAGATCGACGCGCAGTACAGCGCCGTGCAGACCGACTTCGACCTCGGCGCGGTGAAGACGGGGATGCTCGCAACCGCACCGGTGATCGATCTGGTCGCCGACCGCCTCACGGACGCCGGGGCGCCGGTCGTCGTCGACCCCGTGATGGTCGCGGCGAGCGGTGACCGTCTCCTCGATCCGGACGCCGAGGCCGCGTACGAGGACCTGATCGCGGAAGCGACGCTCGTCACGCCGAACGTCGACGAGGCGACGGTGCTGACGGGTATCGAACCGACCGACCGCGACACCGCCCGCGAGGCCGGCGAGGCGCTGGTCGGGATGGGCGCCGACGCCGCTCTCGTCAAGGGCGGGCACGTGGGGCGAGACGGCAACACGGTGACCGATACGCTGGTCGTTGACGAGGAGGACGGCCTGGCGACCCGTACGTTCGAACACCCCCGGATCGACACGGACGCCACCCACGGCTCGGGGTGTACGCTGTCGAGCGCCATCGCCGCCCATCTCGCTCACGGAGAGACGCTCCCCTTCGCCGTCGAAGCCGGGACGGCGTTCATGGAGCGAGCGGTCCGCTACAGCCTCGACGTGGGCAACGGACCGGGTGCGGTCCACCACCTCGCGGCGCTTCGCGAGGCCGCCGACCGCCACCGGACGATGACCGACGTGGCCGAGGTGGTCGAGGCGTTCGTCGACCGCGACGTGTCCCGCCTCGTCCCCGAGGTGGGGATGAACGTCGTCGGCGCGACGGCGTACGCGGAGCGGGTCGGGGAGACCGCCGCCGTCGAGGGGCGGATCACGCGCACGCTCTCGGGCGTCTCGCCCAACCGCGGGGTTCGACTCGGCGCCTCCTCGCACGTCGCGCGCTTCCTCCTCGCCGCCCGGGAGTTCGACCCCGACCTCCGCTTCGCCGTCAACTGCCGGTTCGACGACGAGACGGCGGCGGCGACGGCCGAACTCGACGGCCCCACTACGGAGTACGACCGCGACGCCGAACCCGACGACGCGAGCGGGACGATGGGCTGGGGCGCCCGGCAGGCGTTCGGCGCCGTCGACGCCGACGACCCGACGCCAGTCGCCGTCCTCGACCGCGGCGCCGTGGGCAAGGAGGCGATCATCAAGGTGGTCGCCGAGACGCCAGAGGAGTTGGGCGAGCGGGTGTTCGCGCTGCTGGATGCGGTCGAGTAGGAGACCCACAGCGTTTTACCCGCCCACGGCGGCAGAGTGGATATGACCGCCGACGGAATCGTGGGGGAGTTCCTCGCCCTGAAGTCGGAGACGGACGCCGACCTGCTGGCGATGCAGTGTGGCGACTTCTACGAGTTCTTCGCGGAGGACGCCGAGTTCGTGGGCGACGAACTCGACCTGAAGGTGTCGGAGAAATCCTCGCACGGGTCGACGTACCCGATGGCCGGGGTGCCGGTCGACGACCTGACTCCCTACCTGAAGGCGCTGGTCGAACGCGGCTACCGCGTCGCCGTCGCGGACCAGTACGAGACCGAGGACGGCCACGCCCGCGAGATTACGCGCGTCGTCACGCCCGGCACCCTCCTCGAGACGACGGACCCGGCGGCGCAGTTCCTCGCGAGCATCGTCGTCGTCGACGGCCGCTACGGCCTCGCGCTCGCGGACGTGACGACCGGCGAGTTCCTCGTGACGACGACAGACGCGGCGGCGGACGTACTGGCCGAACTCCACCGCTTCGACCCCGTAGAGGTGTTGCCGGGGCCGACCGTCGACGCGACGGGTGATCTCTTGACCCGCGTCCGCGACCGAACCGACGCCTCGATAACGGACTACGACGAGGCGGCGTTCGCGCCCGGCCGAGCCGAACGCACTCTACGCGAACAGTTCGGCGATACGGCGCTAGAGAGCGTCGGCCTCGACGACCGCGCCGGCGTCGCCGCCGCGGGCGCCGCCCTCGCGTACGTCAAGGAGACGGGCGTCGGCGTCCTCGACGCCATGACGCGCCTGCAGGCGTACGATCCGGGCGACCACCTCGACCTCGACGCCACGACCCAGCGCAACCTCGAACTCACCGAGACGATGCACGGTGACCGCGAGGGGTCGCTGCTCGGGACGGTCGATCACACCGTCACGAGCGCCGGGCGCCGTCGCCTCCGGGAGTGGCTGACCCGCCCGCGACGTGACCGGACGGTCATCGACCGTCGCCTCGACAGCGTCGACGCGCTGGCGTCGGCAGCGCTGGCCCGCGACCGGGTGCGCGAGGTACTGGACGACGCCTACGACCTCGAACGCCTCGCGGCGCGAGCGTCGAGCGGAAGCGCGGACGCGACCGATCTCCTCTCCGTCCGAGACACGCTCGCCGTCCTCCCGGCGCTCGCGGACGCGGTGGCGGATTCCCGGCTCGCGGACTCGCCGCTCTCAGACATCGTCGACCGACCAGACCGCGAGACGGCGGCGGCCCTGCTCGCCGAACTCGATTCGGCGCTATCCGAGGACCCGCCGAAGACGGTGACCGAGGGTGGCCTCTTCCGCCGCGGCTACGACGCCGACCTCGACGACCTGCTCGACCGGTACGAAGACGCCCGCGAGTGGCTCGACGGCCTCGCGGAACGCGAGAAGGCACGGACGGGCATCACCCACCTGCAGGTCGACCGCAACAAGACCGACGGCTACTACATTCAGGTGGGGAAGTCGGAAACCGACGACGTGCCCGAGGAGTACCGCGAGATCAAGACGCTGAAGAACTCGCGGCGGTACACGACCGACGAACTGGAGGAGCGGGAGCGGGAGATTCTCCGGCTAGAGGAGGCCCGCGGCGACCTGGAGTACGACCTCTTTCGCGACCTGCGCGACCGGGTGGCCGCCCACGCCGAGTGCCTGCAGGCGGTGGGACGGACGCTGGCGACGGTCGACGCCCTCGCCTCGCTGGCGACGCACGCGGCGAGTCACGACTGGTGTCGACCCGAAGTGGTCGACCCCGGACCGCTGGTCGTCGAGGCGGGTCGACACCCGGTCGTCGAGACGACGACGGACTTCGTGCCCAACGACGTGGACCTCCGCGACGACCGGGGCTTCCTGCTCGTCACCGGCCCCAACATGAGTGGGAAGTCGACGTACATGCGACAGGCGGCGCTGATCGTTCTGCTGGCGCAGGCGGGGAGTTTCGTCCCCGCGCGTGCCGCGACGGTGGGCGTCGTCGACGGCATCTACACGCGCGTGGGCGCCCTCGACGAACTCGCGGGCGGGCGGTCGACGTTCATGGTCGAGATGCAGGAGTTGAGCAACATCCTCCACTCGGCCACCGAGGAGTCGCTGGTCGTCTTGGACGAGGTGGGTCGCGGGACGGCGACGTACGACGGCATCTCCATCGCGTGGGCGACGACGGAGTACATCCACAACGAAATCGGCTGCAAGTGCCTCTTTGCCACTCACTACCACGAACTGACCGCGCTCGCGGACCACCTGCCGCGCGTGGCGAACGTCCACGTCGCTGTCGCGGGCGACGACGGGGGCGACGAGGATATCACGTTCCTCCGCACCATCGAGGAGGGGCCGACCGATCGGAGTTACGGCGTCCACGTCGCGGATCTGGCGGGCGTCCCGAAACCCGTCGTCGACCGCTCGCGGGACGTACTCGACCGCCTGCGCGAGGAGCGGGCCATCGAGGCACGGGGAGCGGAGACGAGCGACGGGGGCGAGAACGGCACGACACAGGCCGTCTTCGACCTGAGTGCGGGCGGGTTCCGGGAGGAGGCGGACGAGGCGACCGCCGAATCCGACGGCGGCGGCCTCGATCCGGCGACCGAGGCGGTCCTTTCGGAACTGGAGGACACGTCGCTCGCGGAAACGTCGCCGGTCGATCTCATGGCGCGGGTTCGGGAGTGGCAGGAGCGCCTGCCCGAGAAAGGGGAAAAATAGTCGGGTGGGCAACAGGCATATTCCACGTCGTGTCGATGAGGAAATATGGCATCAGTAGCTGTAGTCGGCGGCGGTCCCGCCGGACTGAGCGCCGCGCTGTTCACGGCCAAGAACGGTCTCGACACGACGGTGTTCGACACCGACGAGACGTGGATGCACAAGGCGCACTTGTTCAACTACCCCGGTATCGGCTCCATCGGCGGGAGCGAGTTCGTAGGCGTGGCCCGCCAGCAGGTCGACGACTTCGGCGTCGACCGGAAGCAGGGTGAGGAAGTGACGGGCGTCGCCAGCGACGGTGACGGCTTCACCATCACGACCGACGACCGCGAGTACGAGGCGGACTACGTGGTGCTCGCGACGGGTGCGGACCGGAGCCTCGCGACGGATCTCGGCTGTGCGACGGACGACGACGGCGTCGTCGAGGCGGGCGTCGAGATGGAGACGAGCGTCGACGACGCCTACGCCACGGGCGCGATGGTGCGCGCCGAAGAGTGGCAGGCCGTCATCTCGGCCGGCGACGGCGCCGCCGCCGCGCTCAACATCCTGAGCAAGGAGAAAGGCGAACATTACCACGACTTCGACGTGCCGGCGGACGCGGCCGAGACGTTCGGCGCGATGGCCGACGACGAGGCGTAGAACGCGGTCGCGAACGTCTCGGGCGCAGGTCCAGAGGTCGGCGCGATGGCCGACGACGAGGCGTAGAACGCGGTCGCGAACGGCGGAGCGCACCGCAGCCCAACGTACAAACCCGCCGCGACCCTATTCGTTCCCATGTCTGCACTCGCCGACGAACCCTGCGAAGCCTGCACCAGCGACGACGACCCGCTCACAGCGGCGGAGTACGAACCGTATCTCGACGGCATCCGCGCGGACGTGTGGGAGGTCGTCGACGACCACCACCACCTCGAAGGCCACTACGAGTTCGACGACTTCCGTGACGCGTTGGAGTTCACCTACGAAATCGGCGAACTCGCGGAGGAGGAGTGGCACCACCCCGACATCGCGCTCGCGTGGGGCGAAGTCGACGTGAAGATGTGGACCCACAAGATCGACGGCCTCCACAAGACGGACTTCGTGATGGCGGCGCGGATGGACCGCATCCACGAAGATTACGCACCGGACGAGTAGCCGTACCCCAGCCCTTATCCCTCCGACTGCCGTCTCCGAGGTATGGCTATCACTGCTGGCGATACGGTCACCATCGAGTACACCGGTCGTCTCGACGACGGCAGCGTCTTCGACACGACGAAAGAATCGGTCGCGGAGGAGGCGGGCCTCCTCGAAGAACAGCCCGACCGCGAGTTCGGTCCCCTCACCGTCGAGGTCGGTGCGGGCAACCTCATCGAGGGGATGGAGGACGGACTCCTTGGTCTCGAAGCGGGCGACACGGAGACGCTCACGATCCCCCCGGAGGAGGCATACGGTGAGGCTGGGGACGGCCAGAGCCGGGAGTTCGACCGCGAGCAGTTCGAGGGCATGGTCGGGCAGGAGCCGGTCGAAGGGATGGAAGTGCGGACGCAGGGCGGCGCGTCGGGGTCCGTCGTCGACGCCGACGCGGACACCGTCACCGTCGACTTCACGCACCCACTGGCGGGCGAGACGCTGACGTTCGAGATCGAAGTGGTCGACGTCGAATAGGGGACCGTGGCGTTGATGGTGTCTCCGGCCGTCGGTGGCTGTCGTGAGTGAGACGCCGACCATCCACGCGCTAGACGACGCGACGGTGCGCCGTATCGCCGCCGGCGAGGTGGTCGAGCGCCCCGCGAGCGTCGTGAAGGAACTGATCGAGAACAGCCTCGACGCCGACGCCTCGCGGGTGACCGTCGTCGTCGAGGGTGGCGGTACGGAAAGCGTGCGCGTCCGCGACGATGGCGTCGGCATGACCGCCGCCGACCTCGAACGCGCGGTAGAAGAGCACACGACGAGCAAGATCAGTTCGGGCGACGATCTCGAAGCCGTGGGCACCCTCGGCTTCCGGGGCGAGGCGCTCCACACCATCGGCGCGGTGTCGCGGCTGACGATCCGGTCGCGGCCCCGTTCGGGCGGTCGCGGCCACGAACTCGCCATCGAGGGCGGGGACGTGGGCGAGGTGCAACCCTCCGGCTGTCCGCCGGGCACCGTCGTCGAAGTCGAGGATCTGTTCTACAACACGCCGGCGCGGAAGAAGTTCCTCAAGACGGAGACGACGGAGTTCGACCACGTCAACCGCGTGGTGACGCAGTACGCCCTCGCCAACCCGGACGTGGCGACGACGCTGGAACACGACGGGCGCGAAGTCTTCTCGACGGAGGGGAACGGCGACCTCGAATCGACGATTCTCGCCGTCTACGGCCGGGAGGTAGCGTCGTCGATGGTCGGCGTGGGGGAGGGATCGACGATCCCTCCGGAAGGCGGCGAAGCCGCCGGTGCCGATCCGGACGCCGCACCCGTCGCGTCGGTGTCGGGGCTGGTGAGCCACCCGGAGACGACGCGGGCGGGCCGGGAGTACCTCTCGACGTTCGTCAACGGGCGGTACGTGACGGCGAGCGTCCTCCGCGAGGCGGTCCTCGACGCCTACGGCGGCCAACTCGCGTCGGATCGGTACCCCTTCGCCGTCCTGTTCGTCGAGGTGCCGCCGGACGCGGTAGACGTGAACGTGCACCCCCGGAAGATGGAAGTCCGGTTCGACGAGGAGTCGGCAGTGGCCGACGCCGTGCGGACGGCGATCCGGGAGGCGTTGCTGGACGAGGGACTCGTTCGCTCGTCGGCCCCCCGGGGGCGATCCGCGCCCGCGGAGACGCAGATCACGCCCGAGTCGCCGGAGCGGGAGATTGCGGGTGGCGAGGCGGTCGACGTGGACGAAACGACGACGGCCACGCTCGACGAGTCACCGACGGTCGATACGGGGGCCGAAGTCGGGATGGACCGGGCAGACCGAGCGTCCGGGACGGAACGAGATGACGGGGCCGGGGAAGCGACGCGGACGACGACGCTCGACGAGGTGACGAGTGACTCGTCGGGAGCGGCGGACGCGCCGACGGAGTCGTCGACGGCGGACACGACCAGACCCGAGTCGTCGGGTGCGGCGAGTGACGCGTCGGACGCGGGCGAGCGGAATCGCCAGCGCGCACGCGACGACGAGACGGCCGACGCGGGCACGACGCCCGACACCGCGGCGACCGACGACACCGGGGACTGGCACCACGGCGGCGTCGTGGGGCCGACGGACCAGCGAACGCTCGACGGCGAGACGGCGGCGCCGGACCGCGCGTTCGACCGCCTGCCTCCGCTGCACGTACTGGGCCAGTTCGACGACACGTACGTCGTCGCGGAGACGCCGGACGGCCTCGTCCTGATCGATCAGCACGCGGCGGACGAGCGGATCAACTACGAACGGTTGCGCGCGGAGATGAGCGGCGAGACGCCGACGCAGGCGCTGGCGGAGCCGGTCGACCTCGAACTCACCGCGCGCGAGGCGGAACTGTTCGACACCTACCGTGACGCGCTGGCGGCACTGGGCTTTCACGCCGACCGGGTCGACGACCGGACGGTCGAGGTGCGGACGGTGCCGACCGTCTTCGATTCGGCGCTCGATCCGTCGCTCCTTCGCGACGCGCTGACGGGGTTCGCGGGCGGAACGGAGGGCGAGACGGTCGACGCGGTGGCCGACGCCCTGCTCGCGGATTTGGCGTGTTATCCCTCGATCACGGGCAACACGTCGCTGACGGAGGGGTCGGTGGTCGACTTGCTCGACGCGCTCGACGACTGTGAGAACCCCTTCGCCTGCCCGCACGGTCGGCCGGTCGTCGTCGCGTTCGACCGCGAGGAGATCGAGGATCGATTCGAGCGCGACTATCCGGGTCACGGCGGGCGGCGGGCGGAGTAACGCGAATCTCACGGAGGGGGGGGGTACAGACGGCCGCACACTTTTTGCGCCGGTCGGTCGAACGGAGGTCGTGACCGATCTGGTAACGGTCGGCGAAGCCACACTCCGGTTCTCGCCGCCACAGGGCGAACGCATCGCAACCGCCCGGGAGTTCGCGGCCCACGTGGGCGGGCCGGAGAGTAACGTCGCGGCCGCGGCGGCGACGCTGGATCTGGACGCCGTCTGGCTGTCGAAACTCCCCGATACGGCACTGGGGCGGCGGATCGTGGGCGACCTGCGGCGCTACGGCGTCCGCACCGGCGTCGTGTGGACCGACGACGGGCGCACGTCGACGGCGTTCGTCGAACGCGGCGAGACGGCCGGCGCGACGACGGTGCTGGACCGCGACGATGCCGCGATGGCGACGACGGCGCCCGAGGACGTGCCGATGGGCGTGGTCCGCGACGCCGAGACGCTCTTCGTCAGTGGCGCGACGCCCGCACACTCCGAAACGCTGCTGGAGACGACGGCGACGCTGCTGGAGGTGGCTGGCGAGGCGGGGACGACACGCGCGTTCGACACGCGGTTCGAGAAGACGGGACTCGACGCCGGGAAGGCACTGGAAGTGTACGATCACCTCCTCGACGACGCCGACGTGTTGATCGTCGACGAGGCGGACGCGGAGGCGGTGTTCGGCCTCGACGGCGACGTGGTGCCCACGGGCCACAGCATCCGGACGCGCTACGACTGCGAGACGGTGGTCGTCACCCGCGAGAACCCGGATCACGCGGTCGTCGGGCTGGAGGGTGAATCCATCTACGAGGTGCCGCCGTTCGAGGTGGAGACGCGCGACCCTGCCGGTGCCCACGACGCGTTCGTCGGCGGCTTCCTGGCCGGGCGACACCGTGACGAGGACATGAAAGGGGCGTTGCTCGACGGCGCGGCGACGGAGGCGCTCAAACGGACGATTATCGGGGACGCCGTCACCGGCTCGCGGCAGGACATCGCGACCATTCGTGACCGTCGCGAGTGAGGGAAGGGGAAAAGTGGCAGCAGCCGACCCGGGCCCGGTCGGGGAGCCGGGCCGGAGTCGGTTGGAACGCCGGTAGGGTCGGGAAGACGTCGCGGGGACCGACGCCACCGGCACGCGGGGAATCGTCCGGAGGGCGTCGGCAATCCACACTACACCGGGTAGGCGAATAAATCCATCAGTGACTCAGACACGAATTTTAGCTACGGCGACACACCTTTGATTCCGGAGCGATGAGCGCGGATATGTCCGATCACGACGTGAGCGTCGAGATAGAGGTCGACGTGGAAGTCGACAGCAACGAACTCGAATTCGACGCCGACGACAAACGCGACGTGGAGGCCGAACTGGAGGCCGAAGGGCTCACCATCGAGGTCGAAGCCGAGATCGAACGACACTGATCGGCCCCGAAACCGACAGCTTATTTTTAGGCCAGCCTAATTCGTTGGGTATGGACGAGTCGGTGCGGGTAACACTCGAGGATGGGGACGAGAGTGACGTGGTCCGCATCCGGGGGACTGCGGACGAAGTGACGGTCGGTGACGCCACGTTTCGGTTCGATATCGGCGGCCCGGACGCCGAACAGGGTGAACCCGACGGCGGGATAGTCGTCGACGGAGCGGCAGACGCGGATGCGGAGGTGGAGCCGGAGCCGAAGGCGGACGAGAACGACAGACGCTACGTCGCGCCCGCCGACGCCGTCCCGGACCGTGGCACGCTTCGCTTCGAGGCGACCGCCGGCCGCCGCCGAGTCGACGGGATCCTCCAGCGACTGGACGACGAGGGCATCGTTGCGTGGGAGAACTCCTGCCCGCACAAGCCCGAGGTCCAGCTCGACCGGGGACTGGGCGCGCTGATCGACGGCGACCAACTCGTCTGTCACGAGCACGGCGCGCGCTTCAACTGCGACGACGGCTACTGCACGCGCGGCCCCTGTCGCGGCCGTTCGCTCTCACCGATCGACGTGACCGTCCGCGACGGCGACGTGTTCCTGACGGACGACCGGTTCGAGGCGGGACAGCGGCTGGACTAATTACGCCCGCGGCACCAGCGTCGGCGTCGGATACGTCCCACCGTTGACGTGGAGGACCTGTCCGGTGACGAACGACGCGCGGTCGGACGCGAGGTAACAGCAGGCGTCGGCCACCTCGTCGACCCGGCCGAGGCGGCCGAGCGGCGTCGATTCGACCACCTCGCGCTCGATCCGTTCCCACTCGTCGGTCGCCTCGCGTCCCACGTCGATGAGCCCCGGCGAGAGGCCGTTCACCCGCACCCCATCCGGGCCGAACTCCGTGGCGAGTTGGCGAGTCATCCCCTCGATACCGAGTTTCGAGCCGTAGGAGTGGACGTGCCCAAAGTTGCCGAGATACACCATCGCCCCGATCAGGTTGACGACGGCGCCGCCGCCCGCGTTCAGCATGTCCGGGAGGACGTGCTGGGTCGTGAGGAAGAGGCCCCGGAAGTTAACGTCGAGGACGCGGTCGAGTTCGGCCTGACTCACGTCGAGGAAGGGCGTACTCGGCCGGTAGGTGGCGTTGTTCACCAGTACGTCTATCGGGCCGAGTTCCGACCGCACCGTCTCGACCATCGCCTCGACGTCGTCCGGATCGGCTAGGTCTCCGAGAGCGACGGCGGCCGTTCCGCCGGCGGCCTCGACACGGGCGGCCGTCTCCGCACACCCCTCGCGGTCGGTGTGGGCACAGACACCCACGTCCGCTCCTCGTTCAGCCAGTTCCGTCGCGATGGCCCGCCCGATGTTTCGACTCGATCCCGTCACCAGCGCCGTCCGGTCGGAGAACTCCATGCAGAGGGCACGCCCAACGGTACCAAATAACGAACGGACGCGCAGACTGTCGGCTCGACGACGGCCCGGCGGCGGGATCGCCCCGATTTAAGCCGTCCCGCCCCGCGCCGACGGTATGGCCGCTTTCGTGAGCCACGACGACCTGCTCGATCAGTTGGCGGGGGCGACGTTCGACCGCCCGCCAGCGCTCGTCGCCAACGCCCATATCACGGGACTGGGTGTCGCCCGCGCCCTCGCCGACCACGGCGTCCCCGTCGTCGCCGTCGACCGAACCGGCGAGGGTGTGGCTCCACCGTCCGATGCAGTCGACTTCGCGGGGGCGGTCACCTACCCGCTCGACGACCCCGACGGCTTCCGGGCGGACGTCGAAGCCGTCGTGGAGGCTGCGGGCACCGAC
This window encodes:
- a CDS encoding SDR family NAD(P)-dependent oxidoreductase; its protein translation is MEFSDRTALVTGSSRNIGRAIATELAERGADVGVCAHTDREGCAETAARVEAAGGTAAVALGDLADPDDVEAMVETVRSELGPIDVLVNNATYRPSTPFLDVSQAELDRVLDVNFRGLFLTTQHVLPDMLNAGGGAVVNLIGAMVYLGNFGHVHSYGSKLGIEGMTRQLATEFGPDGVRVNGLSPGLIDVGREATDEWERIEREVVESTPLGRLGRVDEVADACCYLASDRASFVTGQVLHVNGGTYPTPTLVPRA